In Topomyia yanbarensis strain Yona2022 chromosome 2, ASM3024719v1, whole genome shotgun sequence, one DNA window encodes the following:
- the LOC131680705 gene encoding bumetanide-sensitive sodium-(potassium)-chloride cotransporter-like: protein MSESYWLLPADNDRDCKEEEDKPDAHGHGIKLGWIEGVLIPCLLNIWGVMLFLRLSWVVSQAGIIHTLIIIVISYLVCVITALSLSAICTNGQVKGGGIYYLISRSLGPEFGASVGIVFAFANSVAASLNTIGFCNSLNDLLKSFGTKIVDGGVNDVRIVGTAAIIVMVVICAIGMEWEAKAQNILVVTIVVAIFNFMIGVIIGPRSDNEIAHGFMGFSTQVFTENLKPDYRYSENVNQNFFTVFGIFFPSVTGVQAGANICGDLKDPASAIPKGTLLALLISAISYISFVFFAGAAAVRDASGNITDLVNGTFVSCTAENNCDYGLHNDYTAMQLMSLSSAIIYAGCFAATLSTALTNLLSVPRIIQALGIDRIYPGLIFFSKGYGKHGEPYRGYVLVLLVSALFVLIADINAIAPMISNFYLASYALINFCTFHAATVKPLGWRPTFRFYHPWLSLIGSILCVAIMFMLNYTFTIVTIVIIFILYLVVVYRKPDVNWGSSTQQQTYKSALSSTLKLQTIGDHVKNYHPSVLVLTGNPMNRPPLLDLANLITKNHSLMIVGDIIKERLSHRKRQEQNSQCTKFLEVGNIRGFYQPIDGLSFEEGVHALIQTSGVGKLSPNIVLMGYKSDWMTCPVKDLLTYYNVLHDAFDCRMSISILRLQNGLDFSHLQTEIVSTPSVVPASNGSSNNFHGISTIAVNGLKPSQNLMHIDSNLNLESYADSNHTTMTTPQPSPLPNQQMQRLARDSIVYSTRGGSFVSKEILDRLSVFQRKQPKGTIDVWWLYDDGGLTMLVPYIISMRSKWSQCKIRVFALTNRQMELDVEERNMANLLKKLRINYSSLIMLQGVTDSPRQETVDMHQRLLRNFGDNDATHMPISETDRLALQEKTSRQLRLREMLLEHSSSANLIVMSMPMPRLGTVSAPLYMSWLEMLTKDMPPFLLVRGNQTSVLTFYS from the exons ATGTCCGAAAGCTACTGGTTACTACCTGCTGATAACGATCGG GATTGCAAAGAAGAGGAAGATAAACCGGATGCTCACGGTCACGGTATCAAGCTAGGATGGATCGAAGGTGTACTAATACCATGTCTGCTCAACATCTGGGGTGTAATGCTTTTCCTGCGGCTCAGTTGGGTAGTGTCGCAGGCTGGCATCATTCATACTTTGATCATCATCGTTATCTCCTACTTGGTGTGCGTAATCACCGCCCTGTCGCTGTCGGCTATCTGTACAAATGGACAGGTCAAAGGCGGAGGAATCTACTATCTGATTTCACGCTCTTTGGGACCGGAGTTTGGAGCATCTGTGGGTATAGTGTTTGCCTTCGCGAATTCGGTAGCAGCTTCGCTGAACACAATTGGATTTTGTAATTCTTTGAATGATCTGTTAA AATCGTTCGGGACAAAAATCGTTGACGGTGGCGTGAATGACGTTCGAATTGTGGGAACTGCTGCTATCATTGTTATGGTTGTAATATGCGCAATCGGGATGGAATGGGAGGCGAAGGCACAAAATATCCTGGTAGTTACAATTGTAGTTGCCATTTTCAACTTCATGATCGGCGTGATAATAGGACCAAGATCCGACAACGAAATAGCACATGGTTTCATGGGATTTTCGACGCAAGTTTTCACGGAAAACCTGAAACCGGACTACCGGTACAGCGAAAACGTGAACCAAAACTTCTTCACCGTTTTCGGAATATTTTTCCCCAGCGTTACAGGTGTACAGGCTGGAGCAAACATCTGCGGAGATCTGAAGGATCCTGCATCCGCGATTCCCAAGGGAACATTGCTGGCTTTGCTGATCTCAGCTATATCCTACATATCTTTTGTGTTCTTCGCTGGAGCTGCCGCTGTTCGAGATGCTTCTGGAAATATAACAGACCTGGTTAATGGAACTTTTGTTTCCTGCACTGCAGAAAAT AATTGCGACTATGGCTTACACAACGACTATACAGCGATGCAGTTGATGTCACTCTCCAGTGCCATCATTTACGCTGGATGCTTCGCGGCAACTCTCAGTACCGCTTTAACAAATTTGCTTTCGGTTCCCAGGATTATCCAAGCACTCGGTATTGACCGTATCTATCCAGGCCTTATCTTCTTTTCCAAAGGATACGGAAAGCACGGAGAACCCTATCGCGGATATGTACTGGTGTTACTAGTATCCGCACTGTTCGTTTTGATTGCAGATATCAATGCAATCGCTCCCATGATTTCCAACTTTTACCTGGCTTCGTACGCTCTGATCAACTTCTGTACTTTCCACGCGGCCACCGTCAAACCACTTGGATGGCGACCAACGTTTCGTTTCTATCATCCCTGGCTCAGTCTAATTGGTTCGATACTATGCGTCGCAATAATGTTTATGTTAAATTACACTTTTACAATCGTCACAATAGTGATCATCTTCATTTTATACCTGGTAGTTGTCTATAGAAAACCGGACGTTAATTGGGGTTCCAGCACCCAACAACAAACCTACAAAAGTGCACTCTCGTCCACGTTAAAACTACAAACCATTGGAGATCATGTCAAAAACTATCATCCCTCGGTACTGGTTCTGACGGGTAATCCCATGAATCGTCCACCTCTACTCGATCTAGCGAATCTCATCACGAAAAACCACTCTCTAATGATAGTGGGAGACATCATCAAGGAACGACTGTCCCATCGGAAGCGTCAGGAGCAAAATTCGCAATGTACCAAGTTTCTGGAAGTTGGTAACATTCGTGGATTCTATCAGCCTATAGATGGACTCTCATTCGAAGAAGGTGTTCATGCGTTGATACAAACTTCCGGTGTTGGCAAACTTTCGCCGAACATCGTTCTAATGGGTTACAAATCTGATTGGATGACATGTCCGGTAAAGGATCTACTAACGTATTATAATGTTTTACA TGATGCCTTCGATTGCCGTATGTCAATTTCAATTCTACGTCTTCAAAATGGATTGGATTTCTCTCATTTGCAAACCGAAATCGTCTCTACACCTAGTGTCGTGCCGGCTAGCAATGGAAGCAGCAACAACTTCCACGGGATATCTACTATTGCTGTAAATGGGCTTAAACCTTCTCAAAACCTAATGCACATCGATTCCAACCTCAATCTCGAATCATATGCAGATAGCAACCACACAACGATGACAACTCCTCAGCCAT CACCTCTGCCCAACCAACAAATGCAACGGTTAGCCCGTGACAGTATAGTGTACTCTACACGTGGTGGTTCGTTTGTTTCCAAGGAGATCCTAGATCGTTTGAGTGTTTTCCAGCGCAAGCAGCCCAAAGGAACCATCGATGTTTGGTGGCTTTACGACGACGGCGGTCTCACGATGCTAGTTCCGTACATCATCTCGATGAGATCGAAGTGGTCTCAGTGTAAGATTCGTGTGTTTGCTCTAACGAACCGACAGATGGAGCTAGACGTCGAAGAGAGAAA CATGGCAAATCTCCTCAAGAAACTACGAATCAACTATTCCTCGCTCATCATGTTACAGGGCGTTACAGATTCTCCACGACAGGAAACTGTCGATATGCATCAGCGATTGCTGCGAAACTTCGGGGACAATGATGCCACCCATATGCCGATTAGTGAAACGGACAGGCTTGCACTGCAGGAAAAAACAAGCCGACAGCTGAGGTTACGTGAAATGCTGCTGGAGCATTCCAGCAGTGCAAACTTGATCGTTATGTCTATGCCTATGCCTAGATTG GGTACGGTATCGGCACCACTCTACATGTCCTGGCTTGAAATGCTGACAAAGGATATGCCTCCATTTTTGTTAGTTCGGGGTAACCAGACGTCTGTTCTTACATTCTATTCCTGA